The Meiothermus sp. genome segment GCCAGCACCCCCAAAGAAGCCAGCCAACCGGCCAAGCCCCCACCCAGGAGCAAAATGAGGGGTACTTTGGAGCCCGTGAGGATAAAGGCCAGACAGATACCCGGCAGCGCCGCATGGGCCAGCACATCACCCAGCAAACTCTGCCGACGCAGCATGGTAAAAGCCCCCAGCACCCCGCCAATCACGCCCAACAGAGCCGAACCCAGGGCCACATTGCGCAGGGTATAGTCGGTGAAGATTTGGGATACAAGTTCAAACATATTATTTTCGGCTCATTGCAGTACCCGGTGCCTTGTTGGGCTGCGTGATGCTTGGAATGAGGGTTCTTGCACGCACAGGACGAATACTTTGTTGCACTTTCATATTCGCTTTTGGCTATCCACGATGGGCTATGGGCAAAGAAGCTGCCATCATACGTTCGCCATAGGTTTGTCTCAGGTTCTCAGCGGTGAAGACCTCGTGCATGGGCCCGCTTGCAATCACCTGTACGTTGAGCAGGGTCAGGTGGTCGAAGTAGGCCCGCACGGTTTCTAAGTCGTGGTGCACGACCACCACGGTTTTTCCATGACCTTTGAGCTCATGCAACACCTTCAAAATGGCGTCCTCGGTGACGGCATCTACTCCGGCAAAAGGCTCATCCATAAAATAGAGGTCGGCGTCCTGGGCTAGCGCACGGGCCAGGAAGACCCGTTGTTGTTGTCCGCCGGAAAGTTGGGAGATTTGCCGATGGGCGAATTCTCTCATCGAGACCTGCTCTAAGCAGTGCATGGCTGCCTCGCGTTCGTGCTTACCGGGCCGCTTGAACCAGCCCAACTTGCCATAGAGCCCCATCATCACCACATCCAGCACGCTGGTAGGGAAGTCCCAGTCCACCGTGCCCCGCTGGGGTACATAGCCAATTCGGGTGCGGGCTTCGGTTAAGGTCTGTCCGAAGAACCCAACCTGTCCGGAGGCTCTGGGCACCAGCCCCAGCACGGCCTTAATCAGGGTGGATTTGCCCGCCCCGTTGGGGCCGACAATGGCGCATAGCTGCCCGGGCGGCACCTCCAGATCTACGTCCCACAGCACCGGCTTTTCGCGGTAGACCACCGTCAGGTCGCGCACGCTCAGGGGGCTTGGAGCTTCAGGCGCTGAACGCCGGGCAGAGGGGGTGGGTTGGGCGGTCATAGCTGCCTCCCCAGGAGCCCGCTCACAATGGTGCGGACGTTGTGTTCCATCATGCCCACATAGGTGCTTTCGGGGGTGCCCGGGTTGCCGGCAGCGTCAGAAAAGAGTTGGCCCCCTACCGCCACATTCCAGCCTCGAGCCCGCACGGCGGCCACCACCGCCCCCATGGCCCTCTGGGGCACGCTGGACTCCACAAAGACGGCACGAATCCTTCGCTGGACAATAAAATCGGCCAGTTGCTGCACGTCGCGGGTTCCGGCCTCGCTCACCGTCGAGACCCCTTGGAGGCCGCGCACCTCGAGGCCATAGCGCCGCCCAAAGTAGGCGAAAGCGTCGTGGGCGGTGATCATCACCCGTTGCTGGGCGGGAACTTGCGCGATTTGCTGGCGAATGAAGGCATCGAGCTGCTCGAGGCGACGACCATAAGCCGCGGCGTTGGCCCGATAGTAGGCCGCTCCGACTGGGTCTATCTGGCTCAGTGCATCCTGCACGCGAGTTACCGTTAGCTTCCAGAGGGTGACATCGAACCAGACGTGCGGATCGTAGGTGTACTGCCCCCCAAAACCCCCGGGGGGCCGGATCAGCCGTTCGCGCGGAATGGCATCGCTGACCGCGATGGCCCTGGGCAGGCGCTCGAGGAGTTCGACCATCTTTCCTTCCAGGTGGAGCCCCGCGTAGAAAATCAGGTGGGCTTGCTGCAGTTTGCGCACATCCCCCGCCGATGCCTTGTAGAGGTGGGGATCTACCCCGGCCCCCATCAAGCCTTCGACCCGCACGCGGTTGCCCCCGACCTGCTGTACCAGGTCGGTAACGAAATTGACGGTTGCCACGATTTGGAGGGGTATTTGCTGCACCGGCTGGAGTTGGGCAATTTTGTCCTGCTGGGCTCTAGCTTGAAAAAGACAGGGGGTCAGTATTAGCAGGCTCAGCACAGAAAGCCACCGCTGTTTATCCATCATGGGGGCCTCCCTCGAGGTGCACCCACAGCACCTTGGCCAGGCTCATGGGAAGCAGATAGCGCTCTTTTCCGACCTGGATGCGGCTGCCCTCGGCTACCTGCTCCAGCAGTTGAAGCGCAGCGCCGGGTTTGAGGCCCAGGTGGGCCAGCAGGTTGAGCGCGTCCTGATCCTGGGTAGCGACCCGGGCCACCAGGCCACGTACACCGTGCTCCAAAGCGCTCAGGCGGCGGTTGGGGGTGGTGGGGGGCAGCTCGAGGGTTGCGCTGGGAATGGCGTCGCCGTGGGGGTCGTGGGAGGGGTGGCCCAGCCACTCGGCAATGCGCTCCTCGAAGGCTTCGGAGATGTGGTGCTCGAGCTTTTCTGCTTCGGCATGCACTTCTTCCCAGCCATAGCCCAGGGCCTCATGCAAATAGGCCTCGATCAGCCGGTGGTGGCGGAGTACCTCGAGGGCCACCCGGTAACCCGCCTCGGTGAGCCGCACGCCCCGGTAGGCCTCGTATTCCACCAGCCCCAGCTCGGCCAGTTTTTTCAGCATGCCCGTGACCGAAGCGGGCTTGACCTGCATCTGATCGGCCAGCGACTGGGTGGACACCGGATGGGTATCTTCCAATCGGCCAGGGCCCTCGCCTCCGCTGCCCAGGAGCAGCACCTGCTTCAGGTAGTCTTCCTGGGCTTCAGAGAGTGGGGTTCGGTTGGTCAACTTGTACATGTGCTCTCCCTCAAGACCCGCCCGTTGTATTTAGGCAAGCCTTCATAAATGGGATTTTATTTTTAGGCAAGACTAAATCTTTGTCAAGTGCCCTGCGGAAAATGAATGAGGCTACCCGGCCAAATACTGGCCGGACGAGGAAAGTGCTTTTTTAATAATCCAGCGGCGGCTGGTGGGCTACTGTGCTCTACCCTCCGCAAAGCGCCAGGCGGTCTCTACGCACTGCCCAGCGGTGGGGGGTGCTGAGGTTGTCATACCGGATTCAAAAAGATAGTCATTCAAACAAAAAAATCCAGAGGCTATCTTTTTGAATCCCAGAGCACTCCTTTCAGTCGGGTTAGTTCGTCACTGTTCAGTGACGAATAACCGGATCTGGTATCAAACACCACAGGGTTAGTCCGGCTTTCTTCAGGGTTTTAGCGGTGTGGCTGCCGATATAGCCCGCCCCTCCCACAACCAGAACGTTCATCAAAGCACCTCGATCATGGCTGAATCAAAAAATCTTCCCACAGCCCATTCCTAATGCGAAGCCGCTGCCTGAAGGCTCCTAAAGTAAGCGATGGTGTGGGTCAGGCCCTCGCGTACCGGCACCCGGGGCTCCCAGCCCAGCAGCGCTTTGGCGCGGCTGATATCGGGGCGGCGCTGGCGGGGGTCATCTTGGGGGAGTGGTTTGTGCTCGAGGGGCATCTTGGAACCTACCAGTTCCTGGATGAGCTCGGCCAACTGGAGCATGGTGTATTCCTCGGGGTTGCCCAGGTTCACCGGCTGATGGTACTCCACGTCCATCAGGCGGCGGATGCCCTCGATCAGGTCGTCTACGTACTGGAAGCTGCGGGTCTGGCTGCCGTCGCCGTAGATGGTGAGGGGCTGGCCGCGCAGGGCCTGGCTAATGAAGTTGGTGACCACCCGCCCATCTTCGGCGTCCATGCGGGGCCCATAGGTATTGAAGATCCGAATGATGCGGGTCGAGACCCCTTTGGCCTCTTGGTAGGCCACCGTAAGGGTCTCGGCGTAGCGCTTGCCTTCGTCGTAGATGGAGCGCGGCCCCACCGGGTTCACGTTGCCCCAGTAGGTCTCGGGCTGGGGGTGTACCAGGGGGT includes the following:
- a CDS encoding metal ABC transporter ATP-binding protein; protein product: MTAQPTPSARRSAPEAPSPLSVRDLTVVYREKPVLWDVDLEVPPGQLCAIVGPNGAGKSTLIKAVLGLVPRASGQVGFFGQTLTEARTRIGYVPQRGTVDWDFPTSVLDVVMMGLYGKLGWFKRPGKHEREAAMHCLEQVSMREFAHRQISQLSGGQQQRVFLARALAQDADLYFMDEPFAGVDAVTEDAILKVLHELKGHGKTVVVVHHDLETVRAYFDHLTLLNVQVIASGPMHEVFTAENLRQTYGERMMAASLPIAHRG
- a CDS encoding metal ABC transporter solute-binding protein, Zn/Mn family translates to MMDKQRWLSVLSLLILTPCLFQARAQQDKIAQLQPVQQIPLQIVATVNFVTDLVQQVGGNRVRVEGLMGAGVDPHLYKASAGDVRKLQQAHLIFYAGLHLEGKMVELLERLPRAIAVSDAIPRERLIRPPGGFGGQYTYDPHVWFDVTLWKLTVTRVQDALSQIDPVGAAYYRANAAAYGRRLEQLDAFIRQQIAQVPAQQRVMITAHDAFAYFGRRYGLEVRGLQGVSTVSEAGTRDVQQLADFIVQRRIRAVFVESSVPQRAMGAVVAAVRARGWNVAVGGQLFSDAAGNPGTPESTYVGMMEHNVRTIVSGLLGRQL
- the mntR gene encoding manganese-dependent transcriptional regulator MntR — protein: MYKLTNRTPLSEAQEDYLKQVLLLGSGGEGPGRLEDTHPVSTQSLADQMQVKPASVTGMLKKLAELGLVEYEAYRGVRLTEAGYRVALEVLRHHRLIEAYLHEALGYGWEEVHAEAEKLEHHISEAFEERIAEWLGHPSHDPHGDAIPSATLELPPTTPNRRLSALEHGVRGLVARVATQDQDALNLLAHLGLKPGAALQLLEQVAEGSRIQVGKERYLLPMSLAKVLWVHLEGGPHDG
- a CDS encoding NAD-dependent epimerase/dehydratase family protein, producing the protein MNVLVVGGAGYIGSHTAKTLKKAGLTLWCLIPDPVIRH
- a CDS encoding UDP-glucuronic acid decarboxylase family protein, with product MRILITGAAGFLGSHLSERLLLEGHEVVGIDDFSSGQPRNIELLSRYPRFHFVQADASKPLQIAGPLDWVMHFASPASPPRYLKLPIQTLLVNGEGTRHLLDLAVEKGAKFFLASTSEIYGDPLVHPQPETYWGNVNPVGPRSIYDEGKRYAETLTVAYQEAKGVSTRIIRIFNTYGPRMDAEDGRVVTNFISQALRGQPLTIYGDGSQTRSFQYVDDLIEGIRRLMDVEYHQPVNLGNPEEYTMLQLAELIQELVGSKMPLEHKPLPQDDPRQRRPDISRAKALLGWEPRVPVREGLTHTIAYFRSLQAAASH